The Lactobacillus sp. CBA3605 genome contains a region encoding:
- a CDS encoding folylpolyglutamate synthase/dihydrofolate synthase family protein gives MITDYTTALAFIHGRTKFKKLPTLDRMRRFLHELGDPQLKVNGIHVAGTNGKGSTVANLRELFMADGLTVGTFTSPFITRFNERISVDGQPISDADLVELVQMIQPVVAKLDAELPTGGPTEFEIITAMMFCYFATQPIDIAIVEVGLGGLYDSTNVFTPKVSVITTIGYDHMQILGHTLTAIATQKAGIIKAGVPIMVGRLPAEAQAVMVDTAAKQAAPLQTLGQDFTTRLLPPQGWEERFDFNGIDQHFKALTTPLLGDYQVDNAALALAAYLTYHQQQSLPVQARDIRQALSQTIWPGRFERLNESPLILIDGAHNEPAVQELATTLKSRFKQQTVYVIFAVLADKQHTKMIQTLAQLANVQLILTQFAGPNARQVTAPATLEAELPSGYTAPIFADWQSALVHVTSEMSSDDVLLMTGSLYFISAVRAYFKAE, from the coding sequence ATGATAACCGATTATACAACGGCATTAGCGTTTATTCATGGACGCACTAAGTTTAAAAAGTTGCCGACTTTAGATCGGATGCGCCGATTTTTACACGAGCTTGGTGATCCGCAATTAAAGGTGAATGGCATTCATGTGGCGGGGACTAATGGCAAAGGGTCGACCGTCGCCAATTTGCGCGAGTTGTTTATGGCCGATGGCTTGACGGTGGGGACCTTTACCTCGCCATTTATTACCCGCTTCAATGAACGGATTAGTGTTGATGGTCAACCGATTAGTGATGCTGATTTGGTTGAATTAGTTCAAATGATTCAGCCAGTGGTTGCAAAGTTGGATGCTGAGTTACCAACTGGGGGCCCGACGGAATTTGAAATTATCACTGCCATGATGTTTTGTTATTTTGCGACCCAACCGATTGATATTGCCATTGTTGAAGTGGGGTTGGGAGGGCTGTACGACTCGACCAATGTCTTCACGCCCAAAGTAAGTGTTATTACCACGATTGGGTACGATCATATGCAGATTCTCGGTCACACCTTAACAGCGATTGCGACCCAAAAGGCGGGGATTATTAAAGCTGGCGTGCCAATCATGGTTGGCCGCTTGCCCGCAGAAGCACAGGCAGTCATGGTTGATACGGCCGCTAAGCAAGCTGCACCCCTGCAAACATTGGGACAAGACTTTACGACGCGACTGTTACCACCACAGGGCTGGGAAGAGCGGTTTGATTTTAATGGGATTGATCAGCATTTTAAAGCATTAACGACCCCATTGTTGGGTGATTATCAAGTAGATAATGCGGCCCTCGCCCTCGCAGCTTACTTGACGTATCATCAGCAACAATCATTACCTGTTCAAGCCCGCGATATTCGCCAAGCTTTGTCACAAACAATTTGGCCGGGTCGTTTTGAACGGCTGAATGAGTCACCGTTGATTCTAATCGATGGTGCGCATAATGAACCAGCTGTTCAAGAATTAGCGACGACCTTAAAGAGCCGTTTTAAGCAACAAACGGTGTATGTCATTTTTGCGGTTTTAGCAGATAAACAACACACTAAAATGATTCAGACGTTGGCGCAGCTTGCCAATGTGCAATTAATATTGACCCAATTTGCAGGACCAAATGCCCGCCAAGTAACGGCGCCCGCAACCTTAGAAGCAGAACTACCATCGGGTTATACGGCACCAATCTTTGCTGATTGGCAGTCGGCCTTGGTACATGTCACTAGTGAGATGTCGAGTGATGATGTGTTATTAATGACGGGATCGCTTTATTTTATTTCGGCTGTGCGGGCTTACTTTAAAGCAGAATAG
- a CDS encoding valine--tRNA ligase, which yields MSEEVTTDMPTKYDPTAVEAGRYQTWLDEDLFKPSGDKKAQPYSIVLPPPNVTGKLHLGHAWDTALQDIIIRQKRMQGYDTLWLPGMDHAGIATQAKVEAKLREQGISRYDLGREKFIQQVWDWKDEYASIIKQQWSKMGLSLDYSRERFTMDEGVSAAVKKVFVTLYKKGLIYRGEYIINWDPQARTALSDIEVIHKDDEGAFYHVKYPFADQDYTFNGKHYIEIATTRPETMMGDTAVAVNPSDDRYKELVGKQVILPLADRAIPIIADAYVDPEFGTGMVKITPAHDPNDFKVGNRHDLKRINTMNEDASMNENAGKYVGMDRFEARKAMVKDLEAQDLMLKIDPIVHSVGHSERTGVQVEARLSTQWFVKMQPLAEQALKNQKTADKVDFVPDRFEETFNQWMENVHDWVISRQLWWGHRIPAWYNKKTGETYVDVEPPKDIENWEQDPDVLDTWFSSALWPFSTMGWPDEDAADFKRYFPTNTLVTGYDIIFFWVSRMMFQSLEFTGKRPFQHVLLHGLIRDEQGRKMSKSLGNGIDPMDVIQKYGADALRWFLSNGSTAGQDVRFSYTKMDAAWNFINKIWNASRYVIMNLGDMTVPTLPAKADWTLADKWILSRLNTTVKQVTVTFEKFDFGEAGRALYNFIWNDFCDWYIEMSKAILTGDDAQAKQNTQNVLAYVLDQVLRLLQPIMPFVTEKIWLSMPHEGKSLMVAAYPVDHPDFDDATAETDMAALIELITAVRSIRAEANAKLSSAVDILVKTDSTRLQTVFKTNEDYIQRFAHPKSLSIGAKVVAPKLAMTQVISDAEVYMPLAELVDLNDEIAKLEKEQAKFEGEVTRATKKLGNERFVSNAPADVVASEQAKLADNKTKLAATKQRLIDIKAQA from the coding sequence ATGTCAGAAGAAGTTACGACTGATATGCCAACTAAATATGATCCGACTGCCGTGGAAGCAGGTCGGTATCAGACTTGGCTCGATGAAGATTTATTTAAGCCTTCGGGTGATAAAAAAGCACAACCATATTCCATCGTTTTACCCCCACCCAATGTCACGGGTAAGTTACATTTAGGCCATGCTTGGGATACGGCTTTACAAGATATTATTATTCGCCAAAAACGGATGCAAGGCTATGACACACTCTGGTTGCCTGGGATGGATCATGCTGGAATTGCCACGCAGGCTAAAGTTGAAGCTAAATTACGTGAACAGGGCATCAGTCGTTATGACCTTGGCCGGGAAAAGTTTATTCAGCAAGTTTGGGACTGGAAAGATGAATATGCCAGCATTATTAAGCAACAATGGTCAAAGATGGGCTTATCATTAGATTATTCACGTGAACGTTTCACGATGGATGAAGGCGTGTCAGCGGCTGTTAAAAAAGTCTTTGTCACCCTCTACAAAAAGGGCCTGATTTATCGGGGCGAATACATTATTAATTGGGATCCACAGGCGCGAACAGCGCTGTCTGACATTGAAGTTATTCATAAGGATGACGAAGGTGCTTTTTATCATGTGAAGTATCCCTTTGCAGATCAAGATTATACGTTCAATGGCAAGCACTATATCGAAATTGCAACAACTCGGCCAGAAACCATGATGGGCGATACTGCGGTAGCGGTTAATCCGAGTGATGATCGCTATAAGGAACTCGTGGGTAAGCAAGTTATTTTGCCACTAGCAGACCGGGCAATTCCGATTATTGCGGATGCTTATGTTGATCCTGAATTTGGGACTGGGATGGTTAAAATCACGCCTGCACATGATCCTAATGACTTTAAAGTAGGAAATCGGCATGACTTAAAGCGGATTAATACCATGAATGAAGATGCCTCCATGAATGAAAATGCCGGTAAATACGTCGGTATGGATCGTTTTGAAGCACGTAAAGCCATGGTTAAGGATTTGGAAGCCCAAGACTTAATGCTTAAGATTGACCCAATTGTGCATAGTGTTGGTCATTCTGAACGGACTGGGGTTCAAGTTGAAGCCCGGTTATCAACGCAATGGTTCGTGAAGATGCAGCCATTAGCTGAACAAGCATTGAAGAACCAAAAGACCGCTGATAAAGTTGATTTTGTGCCTGATCGTTTTGAAGAGACCTTTAATCAATGGATGGAAAACGTTCATGACTGGGTTATTTCACGGCAACTTTGGTGGGGACATCGGATTCCAGCTTGGTACAATAAAAAGACTGGCGAGACTTACGTGGATGTTGAACCACCAAAGGATATTGAAAACTGGGAACAAGATCCCGATGTGCTTGATACCTGGTTTTCAAGTGCATTGTGGCCATTTTCAACCATGGGCTGGCCGGATGAAGATGCTGCTGATTTCAAGCGGTACTTCCCAACAAATACATTAGTTACCGGTTATGATATTATCTTCTTCTGGGTTTCACGGATGATGTTCCAAAGCCTGGAATTCACTGGCAAACGGCCGTTCCAACACGTCTTATTGCATGGTTTAATTCGTGATGAACAAGGGCGTAAGATGAGTAAATCCTTAGGTAATGGGATTGATCCGATGGATGTTATTCAAAAGTATGGCGCGGATGCCTTACGTTGGTTCCTATCGAATGGGTCAACTGCGGGGCAAGATGTGCGTTTCAGTTATACGAAGATGGACGCAGCTTGGAACTTCATTAACAAAATTTGGAATGCCAGCCGTTACGTTATCATGAACTTAGGTGATATGACGGTGCCAACTTTACCCGCTAAAGCAGACTGGACCTTAGCAGATAAGTGGATTTTAAGCCGCTTGAATACGACGGTCAAACAAGTTACGGTGACCTTTGAAAAGTTTGATTTTGGTGAAGCCGGTCGGGCTTTGTATAACTTTATCTGGAATGATTTCTGTGATTGGTACATTGAAATGAGTAAAGCCATCTTAACGGGTGACGACGCCCAAGCAAAGCAAAATACGCAAAATGTTTTAGCCTATGTCTTGGACCAGGTGCTCCGCTTACTACAACCAATCATGCCATTTGTCACAGAAAAAATCTGGTTATCAATGCCACACGAGGGTAAATCCCTCATGGTCGCCGCTTATCCAGTAGATCATCCTGACTTTGACGACGCTACTGCTGAAACAGACATGGCAGCCTTGATCGAATTGATTACAGCGGTTCGGAGTATTCGGGCCGAAGCCAACGCTAAGTTGTCATCAGCAGTTGATATCCTGGTTAAGACTGATAGCACACGTTTACAGACAGTCTTCAAGACTAATGAAGATTATATTCAACGCTTTGCTCATCCTAAGAGTTTGTCGATTGGCGCAAAGGTGGTGGCACCGAAGTTAGCCATGACGCAAGTGATTAGTGACGCCGAAGTTTACATGCCATTAGCTGAACTGGTTGACTTAAATGATGAGATTGCAAAACTTGAAAAAGAACAAGCAAAATTTGAAGGTGAAGTTACCCGGGCAACTAAGAAGTTAGGCAACGAACGGTTTGTGTCAAATGCACCAGCGGATGTTGTCGCTAGTGAACAAGCTAAGTTAGCTGATAATAAGACTAAGTTAGCTGCTACAAAGCAACGATTAATTGACATTAAAGCGCAAGCTTAA
- a CDS encoding peroxiredoxin — translation MQVLSHDQPLDLVGEPLADGDQLPKFKVFTTHDEKLKTKDLLGKPVLFSVMPDIDTRVCSIQTRKFNQQADQYPGVRFLAISNNAIADQAGWCAKEGVKNLTVVSDEDLSFGYATNLYLPNNGTLTRAIYVADAAGKIVYHEIVPDLSHEPNYVAALDALKQFE, via the coding sequence GTGCAAGTATTATCTCATGATCAGCCGTTAGATTTAGTCGGGGAACCATTAGCCGATGGCGACCAGTTGCCAAAATTTAAAGTGTTTACGACCCACGATGAAAAGCTAAAAACCAAAGATTTATTAGGTAAACCAGTTTTGTTTAGTGTGATGCCAGATATTGATACTCGGGTTTGCTCAATCCAAACGCGGAAGTTTAACCAACAAGCCGACCAGTATCCCGGGGTCCGCTTCTTAGCCATTTCAAATAACGCGATTGCCGATCAAGCTGGCTGGTGTGCTAAAGAAGGCGTCAAAAATTTGACCGTGGTGTCAGATGAAGACCTTTCTTTTGGGTATGCAACCAACCTTTACTTGCCAAATAACGGGACATTAACCCGGGCCATTTATGTGGCTGATGCGGCTGGGAAGATTGTTTATCATGAAATCGTGCCTGATTTAAGTCATGAACCAAACTATGTGGCGGCTTTAGACGCTCTAAAACAATTTGAATAA
- the thiI gene encoding tRNA uracil 4-sulfurtransferase ThiI has translation MQYTEIMVRYGELSTKGKNRRNFIDSLGRNVRKALHDFPTLKVHADRDRMHISLHDEDAQGVMDRLQLVFGIQNFSPSIRVAQDMDEVYATAIAMVQAQFKPGMTFKVNTRRSDHHFEYDTNEINDMLGGQILDHVAGIQVKMQHPDIVIRVEVRMNGIFLSSETINGAGGLPVGTAGKGMLMLSGGIDSPVAGYLGMKRGVDMEMVHFFSPPYTSEQALAKAKQLASTLASYSGSVKFIQIPFTEIQEEIKEKVPEGYLMTVQRRLMMRLMDAITRERHGKAIFNGESLGQVASQTMDSMIAINDVTALPVLRPVISMDKTEIIKVAEKIDTYNLSIMPFEDCCTIFAPPAPKTHPKLDRSRSYEERIDVAGLMQRAMDGIKISEIKPGENYMNAQEDVFAELL, from the coding sequence ATGCAATATACTGAAATTATGGTGCGTTATGGCGAACTATCAACTAAGGGCAAGAATCGCCGCAACTTTATTGATAGCTTAGGCCGTAACGTCCGCAAAGCGCTCCACGACTTTCCCACGTTAAAAGTACATGCTGACCGTGACCGGATGCATATCTCATTACATGATGAAGATGCACAAGGTGTCATGGATCGTTTACAATTGGTTTTTGGGATTCAAAACTTTTCACCCAGTATTCGGGTCGCTCAAGATATGGATGAGGTTTATGCTACGGCGATTGCCATGGTGCAGGCGCAATTCAAACCAGGGATGACGTTTAAGGTCAATACTCGTCGTTCTGATCATCATTTTGAATACGACACGAACGAAATCAATGACATGTTAGGTGGCCAAATTCTAGATCATGTTGCTGGTATTCAAGTGAAGATGCAACATCCCGATATCGTCATTCGGGTAGAAGTTCGCATGAATGGCATTTTCCTATCTTCTGAGACCATTAACGGTGCTGGGGGCTTGCCGGTTGGAACTGCTGGCAAAGGAATGTTGATGCTGTCTGGTGGGATTGATTCACCTGTTGCCGGATACTTAGGCATGAAGCGTGGTGTTGATATGGAGATGGTGCACTTCTTTAGTCCGCCATATACGAGTGAACAAGCGTTAGCCAAAGCCAAGCAATTGGCCTCAACGTTAGCGAGCTATTCCGGTAGTGTGAAGTTTATCCAGATTCCATTTACGGAAATCCAAGAAGAAATCAAAGAAAAGGTTCCTGAAGGTTATTTAATGACGGTTCAACGACGGTTAATGATGCGTCTAATGGATGCCATTACGCGGGAACGCCATGGTAAGGCTATTTTTAATGGCGAATCTTTAGGTCAAGTGGCCTCACAGACGATGGACAGTATGATTGCCATCAATGACGTGACGGCACTTCCTGTATTGCGACCAGTGATTTCAATGGACAAGACTGAAATCATTAAAGTAGCGGAAAAGATTGATACGTATAACTTATCAATCATGCCATTTGAAGACTGCTGTACGATTTTTGCACCACCAGCACCTAAGACGCATCCTAAGCTCGACCGGTCACGTTCATATGAAGAACGGATTGACGTGGCAGGCTTAATGCAACGGGCCATGGACGGGATTAAGATTAGCGAAATTAAACCGGGTGAGAATTATATGAATGCCCAAGAAGATGTTTTTGCGGAATTGTTGTAA
- a CDS encoding cysteine desulfurase family protein, with amino-acid sequence MIYFDNSATTQAAPAVVETYAKVSQKVWGNPSSLHNFGENAFHLLEQSRHQIADLIGAKTSEIFFTSGGTEGDNWVVKGTAIEKRSFGKHLITTAVEHPAIHNSMEQLADLGFDITYLPVDQEGRINPADLKAAIRPDTILVSVMAVNNEIGTIQPLLDVAEILKPYPKIHFHVDAVQGIGKGIQNLIMNDRVDFVTFSGHKFHAPRGVGFIYARQGRKLAPLMTGGGQEDNWRSGTENVPAIAGMAKALRLLLTDETTKVARERAIKQRVYDHIKDLPKVTIFSQPTTGFAPHILCFTINGVRGETIVHAFEDQGIYISTTSACSSKKHLASSTLMAMQVPEAIATSAIRISLDENNTLAEADEFNRVFDNLYQKFSKINADA; translated from the coding sequence ATGATTTATTTTGATAATAGTGCGACGACGCAAGCTGCTCCAGCAGTGGTTGAAACCTATGCTAAGGTGTCGCAAAAGGTGTGGGGTAACCCATCAAGTTTACACAATTTTGGTGAAAATGCGTTTCATTTATTGGAACAATCGCGGCATCAAATTGCGGATTTAATTGGTGCGAAAACGAGTGAAATCTTCTTTACCTCTGGGGGAACTGAAGGCGATAATTGGGTCGTTAAAGGTACCGCCATTGAAAAGCGGAGTTTTGGGAAACACCTCATTACCACAGCGGTTGAACATCCGGCGATTCATAATTCAATGGAACAATTGGCTGATTTAGGTTTTGATATTACGTACTTACCGGTCGATCAAGAGGGCCGGATTAATCCCGCCGACTTAAAAGCGGCGATTCGACCCGATACGATTTTAGTATCAGTGATGGCTGTCAATAATGAAATTGGCACGATTCAACCGTTGTTAGATGTAGCTGAGATTTTAAAACCCTATCCTAAGATTCATTTTCATGTGGATGCTGTCCAAGGAATTGGCAAAGGAATTCAAAACTTGATTATGAATGATCGAGTTGATTTCGTCACTTTTTCGGGGCATAAGTTTCATGCGCCCCGCGGCGTGGGCTTTATTTATGCCCGCCAAGGTCGCAAATTAGCGCCATTAATGACGGGTGGCGGTCAAGAAGATAATTGGCGTTCAGGCACGGAAAATGTGCCAGCAATTGCAGGAATGGCGAAAGCCTTACGTCTCTTATTAACGGATGAAACGACTAAAGTTGCCCGTGAACGAGCCATCAAGCAACGGGTCTATGACCATATCAAAGATCTGCCGAAAGTCACTATTTTTAGTCAACCAACGACTGGGTTTGCACCCCATATTTTGTGTTTTACGATTAATGGGGTTCGTGGTGAAACTATCGTGCATGCTTTCGAAGACCAAGGCATTTACATTTCGACGACGAGTGCCTGTTCATCTAAAAAACATTTGGCTTCTAGTACGCTAATGGCCATGCAAGTACCAGAAGCGATTGCCACGAGTGCCATTCGGATTAGTTTAGATGAGAACAATACGTTGGCCGAAGCGGATGAATTTAATCGTGTCTTCGATAACTTATATCAGAAATTTTCTAAGATCAATGCTGACGCATAA
- the ezrA gene encoding septation ring formation regulator EzrA, translated as MQVAIGIVVVAIVIYAAIKGFQLYIDKQIQQLTSQQQALVAAAQATDFEKIEGLGLTGGSLEKLATLQNDDQVVQNDRLPAVSEQLTQTKELTRKIKFVEARQNLKKASQALAIIKTSIDETRQGLKALDDADQAHRQAVAQLEKKYQNLRKTLLSQNFSFGPSIDQLEDRLANLESDFDRFSQLAKAGDHDAAEQVLDQLRHDTSALEADIDRIPPIYKDLVTGFPDQIKELATGYQQLVDQHFHFEVATIEPEIQSLKQAIDANTALLGELKVAEAEAGNHAIEKRIDHIYDVLQVEIDAKAVVDEKQAEISQFLTHAMNQNHRLQIELDRLAQSYTLNDHEVERTRELNEQLKNIESVYQADVTAITSKQAVYSQIAAHYTDQATQLKGIEEEQVAIDKGVAGLAAEESKAQSTLQRFDFEIHAIKRQVENLNLPGLPQAYLDYFFVVSKEIERLDHDINKLVINMDDITKQLIVIQADLATLKEKTTDLMDSAILAEQLLQYANRYKTNHEEIQAASVSAQQLFNEDHDYAHSLEVIATAIDKVDPGAYKRIEDSYYAQKKDDVE; from the coding sequence ATGCAAGTAGCAATCGGTATTGTGGTTGTCGCGATTGTGATTTACGCTGCGATCAAAGGATTTCAACTGTACATAGATAAACAAATTCAGCAGCTAACGTCGCAGCAGCAAGCGTTAGTCGCCGCTGCACAAGCAACTGATTTTGAAAAAATCGAAGGACTGGGATTAACCGGTGGCTCGTTAGAAAAGTTAGCGACGCTCCAAAATGACGATCAAGTGGTTCAAAATGATCGGTTACCAGCGGTCAGTGAACAGTTGACGCAAACCAAAGAATTGACGCGCAAAATCAAATTCGTCGAGGCCCGGCAGAATCTGAAAAAAGCCAGCCAAGCCTTAGCCATCATCAAAACAAGTATTGATGAGACACGACAAGGATTGAAAGCGTTAGATGACGCTGATCAAGCGCATCGGCAAGCAGTCGCACAACTAGAAAAGAAATATCAGAATTTACGAAAAACCTTGTTATCACAAAACTTTTCGTTTGGGCCAAGTATCGACCAATTAGAAGATCGCCTTGCTAATCTTGAAAGTGATTTTGATCGGTTTTCACAGTTAGCGAAAGCGGGCGATCATGATGCGGCTGAACAAGTATTAGACCAGTTGCGGCATGATACGAGTGCTTTAGAAGCAGATATTGACCGGATTCCACCAATTTATAAGGATTTGGTCACTGGCTTTCCAGATCAAATCAAGGAATTGGCGACGGGATATCAGCAATTAGTTGACCAACATTTTCATTTCGAAGTTGCCACGATTGAGCCTGAAATTCAATCCTTGAAGCAAGCGATTGATGCGAACACAGCGTTGCTTGGCGAGTTAAAGGTCGCCGAGGCTGAAGCCGGTAACCATGCCATTGAGAAGCGGATTGATCATATCTACGATGTGCTACAGGTCGAGATTGATGCGAAAGCGGTTGTTGATGAAAAACAAGCTGAAATCAGTCAATTTCTAACGCATGCGATGAATCAAAATCATCGGTTACAGATTGAATTGGATCGGTTAGCACAAAGCTATACGTTGAATGACCATGAAGTTGAACGCACGCGGGAACTTAATGAACAGTTGAAAAATATTGAGTCTGTTTATCAAGCCGATGTCACGGCTATCACGAGTAAGCAAGCAGTCTATAGCCAAATTGCGGCGCATTATACTGATCAAGCAACGCAATTAAAGGGGATTGAGGAAGAGCAAGTTGCAATTGATAAGGGTGTCGCTGGCTTAGCGGCTGAAGAATCAAAAGCCCAATCAACGTTACAACGCTTTGATTTCGAAATTCATGCCATTAAACGGCAAGTGGAAAATCTCAATTTGCCAGGGTTACCGCAAGCTTATTTGGACTATTTTTTTGTTGTCAGCAAAGAAATCGAACGCTTAGATCACGATATTAATAAGTTAGTGATTAATATGGATGATATTACGAAACAGTTGATTGTGATTCAAGCTGACTTGGCAACCTTAAAAGAAAAAACAACTGATTTAATGGATTCAGCGATTTTAGCCGAACAACTACTGCAGTATGCGAATCGCTATAAAACGAATCATGAAGAGATTCAAGCGGCTAGTGTATCTGCACAACAATTATTTAATGAGGACCACGACTATGCCCACAGTTTAGAAGTGATTGCGACGGCCATTGACAAGGTCGATCCAGGTGCTTATAAACGAATTGAAGATAGTTATTATGCGCAAAAGAAAGATGATGTTGAGTAA
- a CDS encoding GAF domain-containing protein, translating to MSTTETSLMNQQLDALLYEETNLIANLANASALIKTTDTGLNWAGFYLYNSETDQLDLGPFQGKVACMHIKGGAGVVGTAFDEQTSRRVADVHQFPGHIACDSASNSELVVPITKNGRKIGVLDLDSPDLDHFSAAAEAEMVEFVAILTQHID from the coding sequence ATGTCAACGACCGAAACATCACTTATGAACCAACAATTAGATGCCCTACTCTATGAAGAAACCAACTTAATCGCGAATTTAGCGAACGCCAGTGCCTTAATTAAGACGACCGATACTGGCCTTAATTGGGCCGGCTTTTACTTATATAATAGTGAGACCGACCAGCTTGACTTGGGCCCATTCCAAGGTAAAGTCGCTTGTATGCATATCAAAGGTGGTGCTGGCGTAGTCGGTACCGCCTTTGACGAACAAACTAGTCGTCGGGTCGCTGATGTTCATCAATTCCCGGGGCACATCGCCTGTGATAGTGCCAGTAATTCAGAATTAGTCGTGCCCATCACAAAAAATGGCCGTAAAATTGGCGTTTTAGACTTAGATTCACCTGATCTCGATCATTTCAGTGCTGCCGCTGAAGCTGAGATGGTAGAATTTGTCGCTATTTTGACGCAACACATTGACTAA
- the rpsD gene encoding 30S ribosomal protein S4: MSRYTGPSWKISRRLGMSLSGTGKELARRPYAPGDHGQGRHPKLSEYGTQLREKQKLRMMYGLTERQFSNLFLKAGKIREGKHGVNFMILLERRLDNMVYRLGLATTRRQARQLVNHGHITVDGKRVDIPSYEVKVGQVISVRDKSKKLIVITGAVEAVVSRPNFVSFDADKLEGSLTRLPEREELEADIDESLIVEYYNKL; the protein is encoded by the coding sequence ATGTCTCGTTATACAGGTCCAAGTTGGAAGATCTCCCGTCGTTTGGGAATGTCTCTTTCAGGTACTGGTAAAGAATTAGCTCGTCGTCCTTATGCTCCTGGTGATCATGGTCAAGGTCGTCACCCAAAGCTTTCTGAATACGGTACGCAATTACGCGAAAAGCAAAAGTTACGGATGATGTACGGTTTAACTGAACGTCAATTCTCTAACTTATTCCTTAAAGCTGGTAAGATTCGCGAAGGTAAGCATGGTGTTAACTTCATGATCTTACTCGAACGTCGTTTAGACAACATGGTTTATCGTTTAGGTTTGGCTACTACTCGTCGCCAAGCTCGTCAATTGGTAAACCATGGTCACATCACTGTTGATGGCAAACGTGTTGACATTCCTTCATACGAAGTTAAAGTCGGCCAAGTTATCTCAGTTCGTGACAAGTCTAAGAAGTTAATCGTGATTACGGGTGCTGTTGAAGCCGTCGTTTCACGTCCTAACTTTGTTTCATTCGATGCTGATAAGCTCGAAGGTTCATTGACTCGTTTACCAGAACGTGAAGAACTTGAAGCAGATATCGACGAATCACTTATCGTTGAATACTACAACAAACTTTAA
- a CDS encoding DUF1054 family protein: MFTASDFKIFDEPTLAGRMHLIKTVIDPKFEAIAAQLIPTLTTQTGRPFYAHVAQHLRRYKNPPVDTWVAFSDDHRRYKALPHFELGLWPDRLFIYLDLLDEGKTALQAQVTPADLQAWLAPLSADYVISHNHAVAQTEPATPNNITKTITKFDQYRHSELVTGRSLMLASPLLQNDADQLACLKQTLVTLSPIYMAIMQALEA, translated from the coding sequence ATGTTTACAGCAAGTGATTTTAAGATTTTTGATGAGCCGACTTTAGCGGGCCGGATGCACTTAATTAAAACGGTCATCGATCCAAAGTTTGAGGCCATAGCCGCTCAACTAATCCCAACTTTGACGACGCAAACTGGGCGACCATTTTATGCTCACGTGGCCCAACATTTGCGGCGGTATAAAAATCCACCGGTCGATACTTGGGTGGCCTTTAGTGATGATCATCGGCGGTATAAAGCGTTACCGCATTTCGAACTAGGATTATGGCCGGATCGACTTTTTATCTATTTAGATTTATTGGATGAGGGGAAGACGGCGCTACAAGCACAAGTGACGCCAGCTGACTTACAGGCCTGGTTGGCACCGTTATCCGCTGATTATGTGATTAGTCATAATCATGCAGTCGCTCAGACCGAACCGGCTACACCGAACAATATCACGAAGACGATTACGAAGTTTGACCAGTATCGTCATAGTGAATTAGTCACCGGGCGTAGCTTAATGTTAGCCTCACCATTATTGCAAAATGACGCTGACCAGTTAGCGTGCCTAAAGCAGACGCTGGTGACGTTAAGCCCAATTTATATGGCGATTATGCAGGCTTTAGAAGCCTAG
- a CDS encoding YueI family protein: MADTDKQPVDRLQTAMHGTPELHPDQQHKYLGTFRERVEVAVTVYQIKRHHYVDQLNQAFQAHPDYRLLINGNLDQDILGPYLRAVAQTDVQFTIKTDAVYRTEDTNYALVFAAPTAINQANIDIDQCYQPINDTPNKPTKSTGLLGHFKKLL; this comes from the coding sequence ATGGCTGACACAGATAAGCAACCCGTTGATCGACTACAAACCGCGATGCATGGGACCCCTGAACTGCATCCAGATCAACAACATAAATATTTAGGCACGTTTCGCGAGCGGGTTGAAGTTGCCGTCACCGTCTACCAAATCAAGCGCCATCACTACGTTGATCAATTGAATCAAGCGTTTCAGGCGCACCCAGATTATCGCCTCTTAATTAATGGCAATCTTGACCAAGATATTCTGGGTCCTTATCTAAGGGCAGTTGCCCAGACGGATGTGCAATTCACCATCAAAACGGACGCTGTTTATCGGACTGAGGATACCAACTATGCCCTCGTCTTTGCCGCGCCGACCGCGATTAATCAAGCAAATATTGATATTGACCAGTGTTATCAACCGATCAATGACACCCCCAACAAACCCACTAAATCAACTGGTTTGTTAGGACACTTTAAAAAGTTACTTTAA